In Symmachiella dynata, the following are encoded in one genomic region:
- a CDS encoding phosphoketolase: MSTQTEKNRSGANSETRLSVEERQKMNAYWRALNYLSVGQIYLLDNPLLREPLRREHIKPRLLGHWGTSPGLNMLCVHLNRIIKRDDLNLIYIIGPGHGGPSLVAHAYLEGTYSEVYPNISLDEEGMQKLFKQFSFPGGIPSHVAPETPGSIHEGGELGYALSHAFGAAFDNPDLIVTCVVGDGEAETGPAATGWHSNKFLNPARDGAVLPILHLNGYKIANPCFLARIPKDELQKFFEGMGYRPYFVEGHEPEHVHQELAAALDSAVAEIQRIWTDARQNGVTARPAWPMIVFRTPKGWTCPPEIDGKKCEDYWRSHQVPMGDMDQEAHIRILEQWMKSYRPEELFNDNGRLLPELAELAPKGPRRMSDNPHANGGLLLRGLRLPDYRNYAVDVPSPGETIAESARVMGAYLRDVMKQNLESKNFRLFSPDENNSNRWQDVLDVTNRCYMADIYPEDDHLSPDGRVMEVLSEHQCQGWLEGYLLTGRHGFFSCYEAFIHIIDSMFNQHAKWLKVCNQIPWRRPIASLNYFLSSHVWRQDHNGLSHQDPGFIDHVVNKKAEVIRVYLPPDANCLLSVTEHCLRSRNYVNVVIAGKQPAPQWLTMDEAIKHCSAGVSIWPWASNDEGAEPDVVMACCGDVPTLETLAAVDLLRQHLPELKVRVINVVNLMKLQPQSEHPHGLSDRDFDALFTKDKPIIFAFHGYPWLIHRLTYRRTNHKNLHVRGYKEEGTTTTPFDMVVMNDLDRFHLCEDVIDRLPQLGARAAYFKQAIHEKLIDHKQYISKYGDDMPEIAGWGWGRRGAAPSPSTSTEGDNV, encoded by the coding sequence ATGTCGACACAAACTGAGAAAAATCGATCCGGCGCAAACTCTGAGACAAGACTTTCTGTCGAGGAACGGCAGAAAATGAATGCCTATTGGCGTGCTTTGAATTATCTGTCCGTGGGCCAGATTTATTTGCTGGACAATCCACTCTTGCGCGAACCACTACGGCGCGAGCACATCAAACCGCGGTTGCTTGGCCACTGGGGAACTTCCCCCGGACTGAACATGCTCTGCGTGCACCTGAACCGGATCATCAAACGCGACGATCTGAACCTGATCTACATCATCGGCCCCGGGCACGGGGGGCCGTCGTTGGTGGCTCACGCTTATCTAGAAGGCACATACAGCGAGGTCTACCCTAACATCAGCCTGGACGAAGAAGGGATGCAAAAGCTGTTCAAACAGTTCAGTTTTCCCGGTGGGATTCCCAGCCACGTGGCGCCGGAAACACCCGGCAGCATTCATGAAGGTGGCGAACTCGGATACGCCTTAAGCCATGCCTTTGGCGCTGCTTTCGACAATCCCGATTTGATTGTTACGTGCGTGGTCGGAGACGGTGAAGCGGAAACCGGACCGGCGGCCACCGGATGGCACAGCAACAAGTTCCTCAATCCGGCCCGCGACGGAGCCGTTTTGCCCATCCTGCATCTCAACGGTTACAAAATCGCGAATCCTTGTTTCCTGGCGCGCATTCCCAAAGACGAATTACAAAAGTTCTTCGAAGGGATGGGGTATCGGCCGTATTTCGTGGAAGGACACGAACCGGAACATGTTCACCAGGAGTTGGCGGCCGCACTAGATTCGGCAGTGGCGGAAATCCAGCGGATCTGGACTGACGCGCGCCAAAACGGCGTCACAGCGCGTCCAGCGTGGCCCATGATTGTATTTCGTACCCCAAAGGGATGGACCTGTCCGCCCGAGATCGACGGCAAAAAATGTGAGGATTATTGGCGAAGCCACCAGGTGCCGATGGGGGACATGGACCAAGAGGCGCACATCCGCATTCTGGAACAGTGGATGAAAAGCTATCGGCCGGAAGAATTGTTCAACGACAACGGCCGCTTGCTCCCGGAACTTGCTGAATTGGCGCCGAAAGGTCCGCGGCGGATGAGCGACAACCCGCACGCCAACGGCGGGCTATTACTGCGCGGATTAAGACTGCCGGATTATCGGAACTATGCCGTGGACGTTCCCTCACCCGGCGAGACAATCGCCGAGTCGGCGCGGGTGATGGGTGCGTATTTGCGCGACGTGATGAAGCAGAATCTGGAGAGTAAAAACTTCCGACTATTCAGCCCCGATGAGAATAACTCTAACCGCTGGCAAGACGTGCTGGATGTCACGAACCGCTGTTATATGGCAGATATTTACCCCGAGGACGATCACCTTTCGCCCGATGGCCGAGTGATGGAAGTCCTCAGTGAGCACCAATGTCAGGGCTGGCTCGAAGGGTATCTACTCACCGGCCGGCATGGATTCTTCTCCTGCTACGAAGCGTTTATCCACATCATCGATTCGATGTTCAACCAACACGCAAAATGGCTCAAGGTCTGTAATCAGATCCCGTGGCGGAGGCCAATTGCGTCGTTGAACTACTTTCTCAGCTCACACGTCTGGCGGCAGGATCACAACGGCTTAAGCCATCAGGATCCGGGATTCATCGATCATGTCGTCAATAAAAAAGCGGAAGTGATCCGCGTTTATTTGCCGCCCGATGCCAACTGTCTGTTGTCGGTAACGGAACATTGCTTACGGAGCCGCAACTATGTGAATGTGGTCATCGCCGGCAAACAACCAGCTCCACAATGGCTGACGATGGACGAGGCCATCAAACACTGCTCCGCCGGCGTCAGCATTTGGCCCTGGGCATCAAATGACGAAGGTGCCGAGCCGGACGTTGTGATGGCCTGTTGCGGCGATGTCCCAACTTTGGAGACGCTGGCTGCAGTCGACTTGTTGCGGCAGCATCTCCCGGAATTGAAAGTGCGCGTCATCAACGTCGTCAATCTAATGAAGTTGCAGCCGCAAAGCGAGCATCCCCACGGCCTGTCTGACCGCGACTTCGATGCTCTGTTCACGAAAGACAAGCCAATCATCTTCGCATTTCACGGGTATCCTTGGTTGATCCATCGGCTGACCTATCGACGGACCAATCACAAGAATCTGCACGTTCGCGGATACAAGGAAGAAGGAACGACAACCACGCCGTTCGACATGGTTGTGATGAACGACCTAGACCGCTTTCATTTGTGCGAGGACGTGATTGACCGGCTGCCGCAGCTGGGAGCGCGTGCCGCCTATTTCAAACAGGCGATTCATGAGAAGCTGATCGACCACAAACAGTACATTTCCAAATACGGCGACGACATGCCGGAGATTGCCGGATGGGGTTGGGGACGCAGGGGGGCAGCTCCCTCGCCTAGCACTTCCACCGAAGGCGATAACGTATGA
- a CDS encoding V-type ATP synthase subunit A yields the protein MSKTHENSSEAKTATVVQARESLVLVRFDDQAAVKKNEVGYIHVGDERLKAEVLRIRGRTADMQVFEDTDGVRIGDRVEMTDEMLSATLGPGMLGRVFDGLQNPLHVLAEEYGFFLPRGATVPPLDMQRRWEFTPAVKVGSRVPPGGVLGTVPEGPFTHKILVPFSEPEPVTVTWIGEGTFTLEDPISRIESKGIERELTMVQHWPVRRPIPAPLLRRHYAERVFSQTPLTTGTRIIDTFFPIAIGGTGCIPGPFGAGKTVLQSTIARYSTVDIVVVVACGERAGEVVETITMYPETKDPRTGGTLMDRTIIICNTSSMPVAAREASIYMGVTLAEYYRQMGLNVLLIADSTSRWAQAMRETSGRMEEIPGEEAFPAYLDSSIKSVYERAGVIQCPDGEQGSLTMIGTVSPAGGNFEEPVTQSTLGTVKTFLGLSYDRAYKRFYPAIDPLVSWSRYLDQLAPWLSKNLDANWVHDVKRMQQLLQQGDSINQMMQVTGEEGITLEDYLIWQKSVLLDMAFLQQDAFDEVDSCMPRERQLESLRMIKQLIDRDYDFKNRDEARVFFTKVTGLYKNWNYSAPGSADYQRYKDEIEAAATGQLAK from the coding sequence ATGTCAAAGACTCATGAGAACAGCAGCGAGGCGAAAACGGCCACCGTCGTTCAGGCGCGGGAGAGCCTCGTTCTGGTACGGTTTGACGATCAGGCAGCGGTGAAAAAAAACGAAGTGGGCTACATCCACGTCGGCGATGAACGACTCAAAGCCGAAGTGCTCCGCATCCGGGGCCGCACCGCGGATATGCAAGTCTTCGAAGATACTGACGGTGTGCGCATTGGCGACCGTGTGGAGATGACCGATGAAATGTTATCAGCCACTCTCGGTCCTGGAATGCTGGGCCGCGTTTTTGATGGTTTGCAGAATCCGCTGCACGTGTTGGCCGAGGAATATGGATTCTTTCTGCCGCGCGGGGCGACCGTGCCGCCGTTGGACATGCAGCGCAGGTGGGAATTTACGCCGGCCGTGAAGGTCGGTTCCCGCGTGCCTCCGGGGGGCGTGCTGGGGACAGTGCCTGAAGGCCCGTTCACACACAAAATCCTCGTCCCCTTCAGCGAGCCGGAACCGGTGACGGTCACTTGGATCGGTGAAGGAACTTTTACGTTGGAAGATCCGATTTCCCGCATCGAAAGCAAAGGGATTGAGCGGGAGTTGACCATGGTGCAACACTGGCCTGTCCGCCGGCCCATTCCCGCTCCACTATTGCGGCGACACTACGCGGAACGGGTTTTCTCACAGACTCCGCTCACGACCGGCACACGGATTATCGACACTTTTTTCCCAATTGCAATTGGCGGAACCGGCTGCATTCCGGGCCCCTTTGGCGCCGGTAAGACGGTACTGCAGAGTACCATCGCGCGCTACTCAACTGTGGACATCGTCGTTGTGGTGGCCTGCGGTGAACGGGCAGGCGAAGTGGTCGAGACGATCACCATGTACCCCGAAACCAAGGATCCCCGCACCGGTGGCACGTTGATGGATCGTACCATCATTATCTGCAACACTTCGTCTATGCCGGTTGCCGCCCGCGAAGCGTCGATCTATATGGGTGTCACGTTGGCGGAATATTATCGCCAGATGGGGCTGAACGTACTGCTGATCGCCGATTCGACATCGCGGTGGGCACAGGCCATGCGCGAGACATCAGGCCGCATGGAAGAGATTCCCGGAGAGGAAGCGTTTCCCGCCTATCTGGACTCGTCCATTAAGAGTGTCTATGAGCGGGCCGGCGTTATTCAATGTCCCGACGGAGAGCAGGGGAGCCTGACGATGATCGGTACCGTATCGCCAGCCGGCGGAAATTTTGAAGAACCGGTCACGCAATCCACACTGGGCACGGTGAAGACGTTTTTGGGGCTCTCCTACGATCGAGCCTATAAGCGGTTTTATCCAGCGATTGATCCTCTTGTCTCCTGGTCGCGCTACCTGGATCAACTCGCACCGTGGCTGAGTAAGAACCTTGACGCGAATTGGGTGCACGACGTCAAACGGATGCAACAACTGTTGCAGCAAGGAGACTCGATCAATCAGATGATGCAGGTCACGGGCGAAGAGGGAATTACGCTCGAAGATTACCTCATCTGGCAGAAATCCGTGTTACTCGATATGGCATTTTTGCAGCAGGACGCTTTTGACGAAGTTGATTCGTGCATGCCGAGGGAACGCCAGTTGGAAAGCCTGCGGATGATCAAACAGCTCATCGACCGCGACTACGATTTTAAAAATCGCGACGAAGCGCGAGTATTTTTCACCAAGGTCACCGGCCTTTACAAGAATTGGAACTACAGCGCCCCGGGATCGGCGGATTATCAACGTTACAAAGACGAAATTGAAGCGGCCGCGACTGGTCAACTGGCAAAATGA
- a CDS encoding DUF2764 family protein: MYYDVISSLPQLPYFTRAERLPITPLRLEQRLRRLRPEHAAQLEHARSVLRWRPERLTAHSDESLLAEYAQLLNAELSTQLHEYVSFRRIQQIMLAALRRVHDGVGPWENTRMWSALPHMYHIRQHWDVQDFGLEYLYPWLPQARECLAAGDAIGLEQHLMDLNWRWLSRTAEQQMFAFAAVFAYVFQWEMLKDWLQCDASQAKARFTELIDKVTDVKDS, translated from the coding sequence ATGTACTACGACGTGATTTCCAGCCTGCCGCAATTGCCGTATTTCACGCGCGCTGAGCGGCTGCCCATCACGCCATTGCGGCTGGAGCAACGGTTGCGCCGGTTACGTCCCGAACATGCCGCCCAATTGGAACACGCCAGGTCGGTTCTGCGCTGGCGCCCGGAGCGGCTGACCGCGCATTCCGATGAATCGCTGCTGGCGGAATACGCCCAGCTGTTGAACGCGGAACTCTCCACGCAGTTACACGAATACGTCTCGTTTCGCAGAATACAGCAAATCATGTTGGCGGCGCTGCGGCGCGTGCACGACGGAGTTGGACCTTGGGAGAATACGCGCATGTGGAGTGCGCTCCCGCATATGTATCACATCCGCCAACACTGGGATGTCCAGGATTTCGGGCTGGAATATCTCTATCCGTGGTTGCCACAAGCGCGTGAATGTTTAGCGGCCGGTGATGCGATCGGATTGGAGCAACATCTGATGGACCTCAATTGGCGCTGGTTAAGCCGTACTGCCGAACAGCAGATGTTCGCGTTTGCAGCAGTGTTTGCCTATGTCTTCCAATGGGAAATGCTCAAAGACTGGCTGCAATGTGACGCTTCCCAAGCGAAAGCACGATTCACAGAATTGATCGACAAGGTGACCGATGTCAAAGACTCATGA
- a CDS encoding ATP synthase subunit C — translation MEMTLLTLGWIGLYAPLALGAVGSMIGCLRGGTAACGAMLEVESGYGRFVGVAAMPSSQTIYGIVVTMALPAAITVDNSPGIFALGALSGVALMFSALAQGAACAAAINASKSKPEVFGISLAPAALIEGFAVFAFVFALVLAGRLPQ, via the coding sequence GTGGAAATGACACTACTAACGTTGGGTTGGATCGGGCTTTATGCGCCACTGGCCCTGGGAGCCGTAGGTAGTATGATTGGTTGCCTGCGCGGCGGCACTGCTGCGTGTGGCGCGATGCTGGAAGTCGAAAGCGGCTACGGTCGGTTTGTCGGCGTCGCAGCCATGCCCTCGTCGCAAACGATTTATGGCATTGTGGTGACGATGGCGTTACCAGCTGCGATTACAGTGGACAACTCACCCGGCATCTTTGCCTTAGGAGCACTATCTGGTGTGGCGCTGATGTTCAGTGCCTTGGCTCAAGGCGCCGCGTGTGCTGCGGCCATCAATGCTTCTAAGAGCAAGCCGGAAGTGTTCGGCATCTCGTTGGCTCCGGCAGCATTGATCGAAGGCTTCGCCGTGTTCGCATTTGTGTTCGCACTCGTTTTGGCGGGACGATTACCACAATGA
- a CDS encoding V-type ATP synthase subunit I: MSIVPLEHATFVGLTGDKEALLDDLHRFGSLEIIPLGSGTDSSAEVGPSSDAREALKFLLTSPQRRRQVSDHTLFNAVEVEQKALELQSRIQTLEAERDDLLQRIAVAKPFGKFEFSPLEQMGNLRLWFYAVPHNQMSDLKPVAETNGDEQQLAWEIAERDQRFCYVVVISHQEPQNMPVPRARIGSRSPTELARRLEEVELGIEDAQAERAFLTRWCLLFAKSLTELEDAAARANAAQQTYDSDRLFALEAWVPQEHVEELAQYSQTKGYLFESRPPSPEENPPTLMRNTPNMEAGEDLVNFYMTPGYSTWDPSSIVCVSFAIFFAMILADAGYAAVLGLGLLFFWRKLGKPTAADDITAHGVDEEGNPADQQPSAGQRFRPMMLMIVVFSLVYGVLVGSYFGISPPPDSLFGRLHVLDINNSPLMMGVSILVGGLHLVLANLMNARRFADWRDGLAAIGWAAAVGGGLLYAAGSLIPAVTFLKSIGIGMALVGLIAVVGFTAWHERPLKRLGHGLFALTRISGAFGDILSYLRLFALGLASASLATAFNDMAAGIYGGLPRLGLLFALLVLTFGHALNLLLGVSSGVIHGLRLNVIEFFNWGLSDEGRRFTPFRRKGGSLWK; the protein is encoded by the coding sequence ATGAGCATTGTCCCCTTGGAGCATGCGACGTTTGTTGGATTGACCGGCGACAAAGAGGCGCTGTTGGATGATCTGCACCGATTCGGTTCGCTGGAAATCATTCCGCTCGGCAGCGGTACGGACTCAAGCGCCGAGGTTGGTCCATCGAGTGACGCACGTGAGGCTCTCAAATTCCTGCTCACTTCGCCCCAACGTCGCCGTCAGGTGAGCGACCACACCCTGTTTAATGCGGTCGAGGTCGAGCAGAAGGCGCTCGAACTGCAGTCTCGTATCCAGACGCTGGAAGCAGAACGCGATGATCTGTTGCAACGAATCGCTGTGGCGAAACCCTTTGGGAAATTTGAATTTTCTCCACTGGAGCAAATGGGCAACCTGCGGCTATGGTTCTATGCTGTTCCTCACAATCAGATGTCGGACCTCAAGCCCGTTGCAGAGACCAACGGTGACGAGCAACAGCTGGCCTGGGAGATTGCCGAGCGCGACCAACGGTTCTGTTACGTTGTCGTGATATCCCACCAGGAACCGCAGAACATGCCGGTGCCGCGTGCACGAATCGGTTCCCGTTCGCCGACCGAGCTGGCACGGCGATTGGAAGAAGTGGAGTTGGGCATCGAAGATGCGCAGGCGGAGCGCGCCTTTCTGACACGCTGGTGCCTGCTCTTTGCCAAGAGCCTGACCGAACTGGAAGACGCCGCCGCCCGCGCCAACGCGGCACAGCAAACGTATGACAGCGACCGACTGTTCGCGCTCGAAGCCTGGGTTCCCCAAGAACATGTCGAAGAATTGGCCCAATATTCACAGACAAAAGGATACCTGTTCGAGTCCCGACCTCCGTCGCCGGAAGAAAATCCACCGACGTTGATGCGCAACACGCCGAATATGGAAGCTGGCGAAGACCTGGTGAATTTTTATATGACACCCGGTTATTCAACGTGGGATCCCTCGTCGATCGTCTGTGTTTCGTTTGCAATTTTCTTTGCAATGATACTCGCCGATGCCGGTTATGCGGCGGTGCTTGGACTGGGACTGCTATTCTTTTGGCGAAAACTCGGCAAGCCAACTGCGGCGGACGATATTACGGCGCATGGCGTGGATGAGGAAGGGAATCCGGCTGATCAACAACCGAGCGCAGGGCAGCGGTTTCGGCCGATGATGTTGATGATTGTCGTATTCTCATTAGTCTACGGCGTGCTGGTGGGCAGCTATTTCGGGATATCGCCGCCGCCGGATTCACTGTTCGGACGGCTGCACGTTCTGGACATCAACAATTCACCGCTCATGATGGGAGTTTCTATTTTAGTCGGCGGGTTGCATCTAGTGCTGGCCAATTTGATGAACGCGCGCCGCTTTGCCGATTGGCGCGATGGGTTGGCTGCAATCGGTTGGGCGGCAGCCGTCGGTGGTGGATTGTTGTACGCGGCCGGTTCGCTGATTCCCGCAGTGACGTTCCTCAAGTCGATCGGAATCGGTATGGCCCTGGTGGGCTTAATCGCAGTCGTCGGTTTTACAGCGTGGCACGAGCGGCCGCTAAAGCGTCTTGGGCACGGGCTCTTCGCGTTGACACGAATCTCCGGCGCTTTCGGCGACATTTTGAGCTACTTGCGTTTGTTTGCGTTGGGGTTGGCATCCGCTTCACTGGCGACTGCGTTTAACGATATGGCTGCCGGGATTTATGGTGGCTTGCCGCGGCTAGGTTTGCTGTTTGCACTGTTGGTCCTGACGTTTGGGCATGCATTGAATTTGCTGTTGGGTGTTTCGAGCGGCGTAATTCACGGGTTGAGGTTGAACGTGATCGAATTTTTCAACTGGGGATTGAGCGACGAAGGTCGGCGCTTCACACCGTTTCGGCGTAAAGGAGGGTCTCTGTGGAAATGA
- a CDS encoding V-type ATP synthase subunit D: MAKLRLSKNSLQQQQQQLKLYQRLLPSLDLKRRQLTVEAQKARREHQAAMRAAEALDARIGEELPMLADEDIDFSDLVEMKGYRTGEQNVVGTRLPTLEHLEFVIFEYSRLATPAWVDIFVQRLKDAAEARIQARIASQRVEILNQALRRITQRVNLFEKILIPTAKKNIQRIRIFLGDAERAAVITSKLSKVKQLQKGSGWDTEEDDEL, encoded by the coding sequence ATGGCAAAACTTCGACTTAGCAAGAACTCGCTTCAACAACAGCAACAGCAGCTGAAACTGTATCAGCGACTGCTGCCATCGTTGGATTTAAAGCGACGTCAACTCACAGTCGAAGCACAAAAAGCCAGACGTGAACATCAAGCGGCCATGCGGGCGGCCGAGGCGCTCGATGCCAGGATCGGAGAAGAACTCCCCATGCTGGCGGACGAGGATATTGATTTTTCAGATCTCGTCGAAATGAAGGGTTATCGCACGGGCGAACAAAACGTCGTCGGTACGCGATTGCCGACTTTGGAGCATTTGGAGTTTGTGATCTTCGAGTACTCGCGACTGGCCACGCCTGCTTGGGTCGATATTTTTGTGCAGCGATTAAAGGATGCGGCCGAAGCACGTATTCAAGCCCGCATCGCCAGCCAACGTGTCGAGATACTCAACCAAGCCCTGCGGAGGATTACGCAGCGGGTCAACCTGTTTGAGAAGATTCTCATTCCGACTGCTAAGAAAAATATCCAGCGGATCCGCATCTTCTTGGGCGACGCCGAGCGAGCGGCGGTGATTACCTCAAAGCTGTCCAAGGTCAAGCAACTTCAAAAAGGCAGCGGTTGGGATACTGAGGAGGACGACGAATTATGA
- a CDS encoding V-type ATP synthase subunit B, whose protein sequence is MAGDLEQLVRYTRIQEIVGDVIRLQASGVDLGGMAEVENTDGERSLARVIGLDHKLASLQVFAGGKGLSTDATVQFLGRPLDVVFSPNILGRIFRGSGEALDSGPDLSAEPHINVGGPTVNPVMRVMPTKMIETRVPMIDLFNCLVESQKIPIFSVAGEPHSELLARIGFQADADVLVFGGLGLIFDDYHFFRSSFEEHGVFGRTVMFVNQASDPLVERLLVPDMALAVAEKFAVEENKRVLVLLTDMTAYADAMKEIGVAQERIPAVRGYMGDLYTQLAKRYEKACDFKGAGSVTILTVTTMPGDDVTHPVPDNTGYITEGQFYLHGGIIDPFGSLSRLKQHVVGKATREDHSQIMNTMIRLYSEAVESQRKQAMAFELSAFDSKLLKFGKLFCERFMDIRVSMGVIEALDLCWKTLAECFDSEELLMKQNLIDKYFPKSSHCGHCSRPTAFPPVAWYWVIARLIGLWQNFDLARTRFNNSNSS, encoded by the coding sequence ATGGCGGGTGATCTAGAGCAATTGGTCCGCTACACGCGCATCCAGGAAATTGTGGGAGACGTGATTCGACTGCAGGCGTCGGGTGTCGACTTGGGAGGTATGGCGGAAGTCGAGAATACCGATGGCGAAAGGTCGTTGGCACGTGTCATCGGCTTGGACCATAAACTCGCCAGCTTACAAGTATTTGCAGGTGGGAAAGGGTTGTCCACTGACGCGACTGTTCAATTCCTCGGTCGGCCGCTTGATGTCGTCTTTTCGCCGAATATTTTGGGGCGGATCTTTAGAGGCTCAGGGGAAGCATTGGACAGCGGGCCGGACCTCTCCGCCGAGCCGCATATCAACGTCGGCGGCCCCACGGTCAATCCGGTGATGCGCGTGATGCCCACCAAGATGATCGAAACGCGGGTGCCGATGATCGACTTGTTTAACTGTCTGGTCGAGAGCCAAAAAATTCCGATCTTTTCGGTCGCCGGCGAACCACATAGCGAACTGTTGGCGCGCATCGGTTTCCAGGCCGATGCCGATGTGTTGGTCTTCGGCGGGCTGGGATTAATCTTCGACGATTACCACTTCTTCCGCTCCTCGTTCGAAGAGCACGGCGTCTTTGGGCGGACCGTGATGTTTGTCAATCAAGCCTCGGATCCTCTTGTCGAGCGGTTGCTGGTGCCTGACATGGCTCTCGCGGTCGCCGAAAAATTTGCCGTCGAAGAAAACAAGCGTGTCCTGGTGCTGCTGACCGATATGACCGCCTATGCGGATGCGATGAAAGAAATCGGCGTAGCGCAAGAACGGATCCCGGCCGTGCGAGGATACATGGGCGACTTGTACACGCAGCTTGCCAAACGCTATGAAAAAGCGTGCGACTTCAAAGGGGCAGGATCAGTCACGATTCTTACCGTAACCACGATGCCGGGTGACGATGTGACCCATCCCGTGCCCGACAATACGGGTTACATCACCGAAGGGCAGTTTTACTTGCATGGTGGAATCATCGACCCGTTCGGGTCGCTATCGCGATTGAAGCAACATGTGGTCGGCAAGGCGACGCGCGAAGATCACTCGCAAATTATGAACACGATGATTCGGCTCTATTCCGAAGCCGTCGAATCTCAACGCAAGCAGGCGATGGCGTTTGAGTTGTCGGCATTCGATTCGAAATTGTTAAAATTCGGGAAGCTTTTCTGCGAGCGGTTTATGGATATCCGGGTATCGATGGGTGTTATTGAGGCGTTGGATCTTTGCTGGAAAACGCTAGCGGAATGCTTTGATTCCGAGGAGTTGCTGATGAAACAAAACCTGATTGACAAATATTTCCCTAAGTCGTCGCACTGCGGGCATTGCAGCCGCCCAACGGCATTTCCGCCCGTAGCCTGGTATTGGGTCATTGCACGGCTGATTGGATTATGGCAAAACTTCGACTTAGCAAGAACTCGCTTCAACAACAGCAACAGCAGCTGA
- a CDS encoding tetratricopeptide repeat protein, which produces MPSTRPGRGGGGRGGIAAGIAGGAAAATLPGLGNRPGAGERPGRGERPGRGERPGVADRQSQLQDRLADRGDRTSDRLGNREDRQGNRGDRQENRQGNRGDRQDNRQGNRDDRLQDRQDRWENRHDEWHDHHGDWYHGGWHGAWGSGARWDYWWDNYPALTAFGITTWAVNRVGWAFGYSDYSNPYYSDGGDYGGYDYSEPIVMAPMEETLAADPSDTAPPAEVTPEQLSNFDEARQQFFTGDYEAALASTNAALQELPNDAVIHEFRALILFAMGKYQDSAATLYPVLSVGPGFDWTTLIGLYPDVSTYTEQLRKLEEFRNKNPQDAAARFLLAYHYTTAGHNDPAIAQLKKLLEINPNDQLAKQLLLGLDPNAEVPNPAKQVEPPQPEATIKASDLYGTWTAKRGNGKFEMSLQEDGKFSWKFDEQGKASQVTGVWSVDENGILALEMNDEGVMLAQVILKAGQLDFYMLGDDKGSDPLHFSKG; this is translated from the coding sequence TTGCCATCAACGCGTCCTGGTCGGGGCGGGGGCGGACGCGGCGGGATCGCCGCAGGGATTGCCGGTGGTGCCGCTGCTGCGACGTTGCCGGGATTGGGGAATCGCCCTGGTGCTGGTGAACGACCGGGTCGCGGTGAACGACCTGGGCGAGGCGAACGACCGGGAGTCGCTGATCGCCAAAGCCAATTGCAAGACCGACTTGCTGACCGCGGCGATCGGACTTCGGACCGCTTGGGTAATCGCGAAGATCGCCAAGGGAATCGTGGGGACCGCCAAGAGAATCGTCAAGGGAATCGCGGAGACCGCCAGGATAACCGTCAAGGGAACCGCGACGATCGATTGCAGGACCGCCAAGATCGTTGGGAGAATCGGCATGATGAATGGCACGACCATCATGGCGATTGGTATCACGGCGGCTGGCATGGTGCGTGGGGATCGGGCGCTCGTTGGGATTATTGGTGGGACAACTATCCCGCGTTGACAGCCTTTGGAATTACAACCTGGGCGGTCAATCGTGTGGGGTGGGCGTTCGGTTATTCGGATTACTCGAACCCCTATTACTCTGACGGAGGTGATTACGGCGGCTATGATTATTCCGAGCCGATTGTGATGGCACCGATGGAGGAAACATTGGCGGCTGATCCCAGCGATACCGCTCCGCCGGCCGAGGTGACGCCCGAACAACTTTCGAATTTCGACGAGGCACGGCAGCAGTTTTTTACCGGTGACTATGAGGCTGCTCTTGCCTCGACCAATGCGGCGCTTCAGGAACTTCCGAACGACGCTGTCATTCATGAGTTTCGCGCGTTGATCCTATTTGCGATGGGAAAATATCAGGATTCGGCCGCGACACTGTACCCCGTGCTGAGCGTCGGACCGGGGTTCGACTGGACGACATTGATCGGCCTCTATCCCGATGTCAGTACGTACACCGAGCAACTGCGGAAATTGGAAGAGTTTCGCAACAAGAATCCGCAAGACGCTGCCGCGAGGTTTTTGCTCGCGTATCATTATACCACGGCCGGCCACAACGATCCCGCAATTGCGCAACTGAAAAAACTGTTGGAAATTAACCCCAACGATCAGCTGGCGAAACAGTTGCTGCTGGGTTTGGATCCGAATGCGGAAGTTCCCAATCCAGCCAAACAGGTCGAACCGCCCCAACCCGAGGCAACGATCAAAGCCAGCGATCTGTACGGGACTTGGACCGCAAAACGTGGTAACGGAAAATTTGAAATGTCACTGCAGGAAGACGGTAAATTCTCTTGGAAGTTTGATGAACAAGGGAAGGCCAGCCAAGTGACCGGTGTGTGGAGTGTCGACGAAAACGGCATTCTCGCACTAGAGATGAACGACGAGGGGGTCATGCTGGCCCAAGTGATTCTGAAAGCAGGGCAACTCGACTTCTATATGCTGGGCGATGACAAAGGATCGGACCCGCTGCATTTCTCTAAGGGATAA